Proteins from one Deltaproteobacteria bacterium genomic window:
- a CDS encoding YiiD C-terminal domain-containing protein — MNADDLRALIAGGIPFLKKVAVQVDEITPTRVRLRLPHDPTNNNYVGITHAGAIFTFGETCAGVAAGAAFDLSRLRMLARRAEIDYLKPVDGEIASTVEITPDTVAGVERAVERDGKAILPLAVMMYNTAGAAVAEMTVEYHFRKLA, encoded by the coding sequence ATGAACGCCGACGACCTGCGTGCCCTGATCGCTGGCGGCATCCCCTTCTTGAAGAAGGTGGCGGTGCAGGTGGACGAGATCACGCCGACGCGCGTGCGCTTGCGCTTGCCGCACGATCCCACCAACAACAACTACGTCGGCATCACGCACGCCGGCGCCATCTTCACCTTCGGCGAGACCTGCGCCGGCGTCGCCGCCGGGGCGGCTTTCGATCTGAGCCGCCTGCGCATGCTCGCCCGGCGCGCCGAGATCGATTACCTCAAACCAGTCGACGGCGAGATCGCCAGCACGGTCGAGATCACCCCGGACACTGTCGCTGGAGTCGAGCGCGCCGTCGAACGTGACGGCAAGGCCATCCTGCCGCTGGCCGTGATGATGTACAATACCGCGGGCGCGGCGGTGGCGGAGATGACCGTCGAGTACCATTTCAGAAAGCTCGCATGA
- a CDS encoding acyl-CoA dehydrogenase family protein, producing the protein MPFPPFTEDHALFRDSVRAFAEREIAPHGETWDREQSFPRELFRKAGTHGFLGVRFEPAYGGSGLDYWYTGILIEELMRGRNVGVVVSLMVQCEIATSIIHAYGSEGLKRDWLVPAIKGGRIAALGITEPGAGSNVGGLRTTARRDGDDYVINGSKIFITNGTIADFVTLAVRTGEAGPHGVSVVIVPTDTPGFTVGRKLRKVMAHSSDTAELFFEDCRVPVRNLVGEEGHGFYNIMKLFQGERLVLSYITNSWMREILDETLQYAGEREVFGSLLAGMAVWRHRFADLMTQLEASRTLTWYATELMCAGDPQAEVYVSMAKLFAGELFKRLAPECDQAFGGYGCMEEYFVARATGGISGFAIGAGTSEVMREIIARRGIGKAR; encoded by the coding sequence ATGCCCTTCCCGCCCTTCACCGAAGATCACGCACTGTTCCGCGACTCTGTGCGTGCTTTCGCCGAGCGCGAGATCGCGCCCCACGGCGAGACCTGGGACCGCGAGCAGTCGTTCCCAAGAGAGTTGTTTCGCAAAGCCGGCACCCACGGCTTTCTCGGCGTGCGCTTCGAACCGGCGTACGGCGGCAGCGGGCTCGACTACTGGTACACCGGCATCCTCATCGAGGAGCTGATGCGCGGGCGCAACGTCGGTGTGGTCGTGAGTCTGATGGTACAGTGCGAGATCGCCACGAGCATCATCCACGCCTATGGCTCCGAGGGGTTGAAGCGCGACTGGCTAGTGCCGGCAATCAAGGGCGGGCGCATCGCCGCACTCGGCATCACCGAACCCGGCGCCGGCTCGAATGTCGGAGGCCTGCGCACCACGGCGCGCCGCGACGGCGACGACTACGTCATCAACGGCTCCAAGATCTTCATCACCAACGGCACCATCGCCGACTTCGTCACGCTCGCCGTCCGCACCGGCGAGGCGGGACCGCACGGCGTCAGCGTCGTCATCGTTCCCACCGATACGCCCGGTTTCACCGTCGGCCGTAAGCTGCGCAAGGTGATGGCGCACTCGTCGGATACCGCCGAGCTGTTCTTCGAGGACTGCCGCGTGCCGGTCCGCAATCTCGTCGGCGAAGAAGGGCACGGCTTCTACAACATCATGAAGCTGTTCCAGGGCGAGCGCCTGGTACTGTCGTACATCACCAATAGTTGGATGCGGGAGATCCTCGACGAGACGCTTCAGTACGCCGGCGAGCGCGAGGTGTTCGGGAGTCTGCTCGCCGGCATGGCGGTCTGGCGCCACCGTTTCGCCGATCTGATGACGCAGCTCGAAGCCTCACGGACGCTGACTTGGTACGCCACCGAGCTGATGTGCGCCGGTGACCCCCAAGCCGAGGTGTACGTGTCGATGGCGAAGCTGTTCGCCGGCGAGTTGTTCAAGCGCCTGGCGCCCGAGTGCGACCAGGCCTTCGGCGGCTATGGCTGCATGGAGGAATACTTCGTGGCCCGCGCCACCGGCGGCATCAGCGGCTTTGCCATCGGTGCCGGCACCAGCGAGGTCATGCGCGAGATCATCGCCCGCCGCGGCATCGGAAAGGCGAGGTGA
- a CDS encoding AMP-binding protein, with amino-acid sequence MIHPYSHYLARAGRHWPNKAAIVDGGTVLTYAQLDQRASELAAGLRALGLGRGDRVAIVHENNHRYVESVCAVARAGGVFVPMLGALTPREHAYMLADSEARLVIALSPDGSRRAHELCRERSGVRVVEAFAHAALSSASAEAPDGAPDDLGQILYTSGTTGKPKGVMHSFASISAGIAAWATGAGIRHDDRLLGHFALSHFGGRVMDSGICTGATLVILPKPDPVEILAAIGAQRISVLLMVPTLLQMLLDHPDVTSCDLSSLRLVLYAAAPASPTLVRRAFEAFGPILATGFGQTEAYGLSTFLSSAEHHAALEAGGARLASIGREADSSVQVRLLNPDGSDTARGEVGEICVCAPWVMKGYWKLPELTAQTLKDGWLRTRDLGRQDDDGYFYLADRQDDMIISGGFNVYPREVEDVIAAVPGVRECCVVGVPDAKWGEAVRAIVVAASVDGATIIAHCKAQLAAFKVPKQVDFVAELPKSSVGKILRRAARAPFWQGRERGIHGAE; translated from the coding sequence ATGATTCATCCCTATTCTCACTACCTCGCCCGCGCCGGGCGGCACTGGCCCAACAAGGCGGCGATCGTCGATGGCGGCACCGTGCTGACGTACGCGCAGCTCGATCAGCGCGCCAGCGAGCTGGCCGCGGGCCTGCGCGCCCTGGGCCTTGGCCGCGGCGACCGTGTCGCCATCGTGCACGAGAACAACCACCGCTACGTCGAATCCGTTTGCGCCGTGGCGCGTGCCGGCGGCGTGTTTGTGCCCATGCTCGGAGCGCTCACGCCGCGCGAGCATGCGTACATGCTGGCGGACTCGGAAGCGCGCCTGGTGATCGCGCTCAGCCCGGACGGCAGCCGCCGTGCTCACGAGTTGTGCCGCGAGCGCAGCGGCGTCCGCGTTGTCGAAGCCTTCGCGCACGCCGCGCTTTCGAGCGCGTCCGCTGAAGCGCCCGACGGCGCGCCCGACGATCTCGGCCAAATCCTCTACACCTCGGGCACCACCGGTAAGCCTAAGGGCGTGATGCATTCCTTCGCCAGCATCAGCGCGGGCATCGCCGCGTGGGCCACCGGCGCCGGCATTCGGCACGACGATCGCTTGCTCGGCCACTTCGCCCTCAGTCATTTCGGCGGCCGGGTGATGGACTCGGGCATCTGCACCGGCGCGACGCTGGTGATCTTACCGAAACCGGACCCGGTGGAAATCTTGGCGGCGATCGGTGCACAGCGGATCAGCGTGCTGCTGATGGTCCCGACGTTGCTGCAAATGCTGCTCGACCATCCGGACGTCACAAGCTGCGATCTTTCCAGTCTGCGCCTCGTCCTGTACGCCGCTGCCCCCGCTTCGCCCACGCTGGTCCGGCGGGCGTTCGAAGCCTTCGGACCGATCTTGGCCACCGGCTTCGGCCAGACCGAGGCATACGGCCTCAGCACGTTTCTCTCTTCCGCGGAGCATCACGCCGCCCTCGAGGCCGGCGGTGCGCGGCTGGCCTCGATCGGGCGTGAGGCCGACTCGTCGGTGCAGGTGCGGCTGCTGAACCCCGACGGCAGCGACACCGCGCGCGGCGAGGTCGGCGAGATCTGTGTTTGCGCGCCGTGGGTGATGAAAGGCTACTGGAAGCTACCCGAGCTGACCGCGCAGACGCTGAAAGACGGCTGGTTGCGCACCCGTGATCTTGGCCGCCAGGACGACGACGGCTATTTCTACCTCGCCGACCGCCAGGACGACATGATCATCAGCGGCGGCTTCAACGTCTACCCGCGCGAGGTCGAAGACGTGATCGCCGCCGTGCCGGGCGTGCGCGAGTGCTGCGTGGTCGGCGTGCCGGACGCCAAGTGGGGCGAGGCCGTCAGGGCGATCGTCGTGGCCGCGAGCGTGGACGGAGCGACGATCATCGCCCACTGCAAGGCGCAGCTGGCGGCGTTCAAGGTCCCCAAGCAAGTCGACTTCGTCGCCGAGCTGCCGAAGAGCAGCGTCGGCAAGATCCTGCGCCGCGCCGCGCGCGCCCCGTTCTGGCAGGGCCGCGAGCGCGGCATCCACGGTGCAGAGTAG
- a CDS encoding enoyl-CoA hydratase/isomerase family protein — protein MAVGFENREHIAIITIDRPEARNAIDRETDQALAGAWRRFREDAELWVAVLTGAGDQAFCAGADLRGVGEFYRSLTSAERLARAGVEPGLGGLTRNLPLWKPVIAAVNGYCLAGGFELALACDIRIAADTASFGLPEVTWGIMPGAGGTQRLPRIAPLGAALEMILTGERIAAAEAHRLGIVNRVVPQSELMPAALALAERICRNGPVAVRAAKEAVYRGLHLALDEALRLEQLLAEPVRQSEDAQEGPRAFMEKRPPRFKGR, from the coding sequence ATGGCCGTGGGCTTCGAGAACCGAGAGCATATTGCCATCATTACCATCGACCGCCCGGAGGCCCGGAACGCCATCGACCGCGAAACCGATCAGGCATTGGCCGGCGCCTGGCGGCGCTTTCGCGAGGACGCGGAGCTGTGGGTTGCCGTGCTCACCGGCGCCGGCGACCAGGCATTCTGCGCCGGTGCCGATCTGCGCGGCGTCGGAGAGTTCTACCGCTCGCTCACGTCCGCCGAGCGCCTGGCGCGCGCCGGAGTCGAGCCGGGTCTCGGCGGGCTAACGCGCAATCTGCCGCTCTGGAAGCCGGTCATCGCCGCCGTGAACGGCTACTGTCTGGCCGGCGGCTTCGAGCTGGCGCTCGCCTGCGACATCCGCATCGCCGCGGACACCGCCAGTTTCGGCCTGCCCGAAGTAACCTGGGGCATCATGCCGGGCGCCGGCGGTACGCAGCGGCTGCCGCGGATCGCGCCGCTCGGCGCTGCGCTCGAAATGATTCTCACCGGCGAGCGTATCGCGGCCGCCGAGGCGCATCGCCTGGGTATCGTGAACCGCGTCGTTCCGCAGAGCGAGTTGATGCCGGCGGCGCTAGCGCTGGCCGAACGCATCTGCCGCAATGGCCCGGTCGCCGTGCGCGCGGCGAAGGAAGCCGTTTACCGCGGCCTGCACCTCGCACTCGACGAAGCGCTGCGCCTGGAGCAACTGCTCGCCGAGCCGGTCCGCCAGAGCGAGGACGCGCAGGAAGGACCGCGGGCGTTCATGGAGAAACGCCCGCCGCGGTTCAAAGGACGCTGA
- a CDS encoding OB-fold domain-containing protein, with product MDAPRPVPQSDAVIRPFWEACARHSLCFQQCAACGHRWLPASVVCPRCWAAGAEWRQARGEGSVFSFAVYHRAYHPAFEPLLPYIVAVIELAEGPRLVSNIVGSAPGEVRVGAPVRLEFLDIGDAALPVFRLAPQGA from the coding sequence ATGGATGCGCCCCGGCCCGTTCCGCAATCGGATGCTGTCATCCGCCCGTTCTGGGAAGCGTGCGCGCGTCACAGCTTGTGTTTTCAGCAGTGCGCCGCCTGCGGGCATCGCTGGCTGCCGGCGTCGGTGGTCTGTCCGCGGTGCTGGGCGGCTGGGGCTGAGTGGCGCCAAGCGCGCGGCGAAGGGAGCGTCTTCAGCTTCGCGGTGTACCATCGCGCCTATCACCCCGCCTTCGAGCCGCTGCTGCCGTACATCGTCGCCGTCATCGAGTTGGCCGAAGGCCCACGGTTGGTGAGCAACATCGTCGGCAGCGCGCCGGGCGAAGTGCGTGTCGGCGCGCCCGTACGGCTTGAATTTCTCGACATCGGCGACGCGGCTCTGCCGGTCTTCCGGCTTGCACCGCAAGGAGCGTGA
- a CDS encoding thiolase family protein has protein sequence MSRAVIAGVGHTPLAARLERSAWALQAEAVRAAVADAGLTPSAVDGLITEPGYSQGVIEGVTPHFLRLGAMLGLNPRYTASEVIGGASSVAMVQRAAMAIGAGLCEVCVCVFGDAPSQAEGTWRYGRGDDAAFGLFGAPGLHALAAQRQMALYGTRPEHLGAVAVTMRHHASLTPHAQQRTPLTLDDYLASRYLVEPLRTLDCCLISDAAGAVVVTSAARARDLRHPAVRIAGFAQAHNLTSFAAADYLTELPARRCGPAAFQMAGVGPADIDVAELYDCFTIVVLMQLEDYGFCAKGEGGAFVAAGGLGLAGALPTNTAGGLLSEGFGGGMLHVIEAVRQLRGGCGARQVSDAEVALVSGHGLGMNTHATLILSRN, from the coding sequence ATGTCGCGCGCCGTCATCGCCGGTGTCGGGCACACGCCTCTGGCCGCGCGGCTCGAGCGGTCCGCCTGGGCGCTGCAGGCCGAGGCGGTGCGCGCAGCGGTTGCCGACGCCGGCCTGACGCCGAGCGCCGTCGACGGCCTGATCACTGAACCCGGCTACTCACAGGGCGTGATCGAAGGCGTCACGCCACACTTCCTGCGCTTGGGCGCGATGCTGGGGCTCAACCCGCGCTACACCGCCTCGGAAGTCATCGGCGGCGCCAGCTCGGTCGCCATGGTGCAGCGCGCCGCGATGGCGATCGGCGCGGGCCTGTGCGAGGTCTGCGTCTGCGTCTTTGGCGACGCCCCGTCACAGGCCGAGGGCACCTGGCGCTACGGCCGCGGCGACGACGCAGCGTTCGGCCTCTTCGGGGCGCCCGGCCTGCACGCGCTCGCCGCCCAACGGCAGATGGCGCTCTACGGCACACGGCCGGAACACCTCGGTGCCGTCGCCGTCACCATGCGCCACCACGCCAGCCTGACGCCGCACGCCCAGCAGCGCACGCCGCTGACGCTCGACGACTATCTCGCATCCCGTTACCTCGTCGAGCCGCTCCGCACGCTCGACTGTTGCCTGATCTCCGATGCCGCCGGCGCGGTAGTGGTGACCTCCGCAGCCCGCGCCCGTGATCTCCGCCATCCCGCCGTCCGCATCGCCGGCTTCGCCCAGGCGCACAACCTGACCAGCTTCGCCGCCGCCGACTACCTCACCGAACTTCCCGCGCGGCGCTGTGGGCCGGCAGCATTTCAAATGGCCGGCGTGGGCCCCGCGGACATCGACGTCGCGGAGTTGTACGACTGCTTCACCATCGTCGTCCTCATGCAACTCGAAGACTACGGGTTCTGCGCCAAGGGCGAAGGCGGCGCGTTCGTGGCGGCGGGCGGCCTCGGTCTCGCCGGCGCGCTGCCGACCAACACTGCCGGCGGCTTGCTCTCCGAGGGCTTTGGCGGCGGCATGCTGCACGTCATCGAGGCGGTGCGCCAGTTGCGTGGCGGCTGCGGCGCTCGGCAAGTGAGCGATGCGGAGGTCGCGTTGGTGAGCGGTCACGGCCTCGGCATGAACACGCACGCGACGTTGATCCTGAGCCGTAACTGA
- a CDS encoding amidohydrolase encodes MSTAERVGAIDAWMSVMAPHTAQRWPDSFWHIFRKYGVEERFRRGASLDEIIAEMDDAGVQIGVASSFNFLGTWIVDNDETAAYVRQAPDRFIGCFTVDIRNPMPAMREFRRCVEELGMRACRLEPYQFGDGRTWAPPPTDRMYWPFYVACCEYNIPVAIQVGHTGPLLPSECGRPIYLDEVALTFPELRILGTHVGNPWEEEMMILAWKHPNVYVETSARPARHWPERLKQFAGGYGQDKLIWGTDYPLLPFKRTLDDVYACGFSVEATRKIVRDNAARVFGIAR; translated from the coding sequence ATGAGTACAGCCGAACGGGTGGGCGCGATCGATGCCTGGATGTCGGTGATGGCGCCACACACGGCGCAGCGCTGGCCGGACTCGTTCTGGCACATCTTCCGCAAGTACGGGGTCGAAGAGCGCTTCCGCCGCGGCGCCTCGCTCGACGAGATCATCGCCGAAATGGACGACGCCGGCGTGCAGATCGGCGTGGCCTCGTCGTTCAACTTTCTCGGCACCTGGATCGTCGACAACGACGAGACCGCCGCCTACGTCCGGCAGGCCCCGGACCGGTTCATCGGCTGCTTTACCGTCGACATCCGCAACCCCATGCCGGCCATGCGCGAGTTCCGCCGCTGCGTCGAGGAGCTGGGCATGCGCGCCTGCCGCCTCGAGCCGTATCAGTTCGGCGACGGCCGTACCTGGGCGCCGCCGCCGACCGATCGGATGTACTGGCCGTTCTACGTTGCCTGCTGCGAGTACAACATCCCGGTGGCGATCCAGGTCGGGCATACCGGTCCGCTGCTGCCGTCGGAGTGCGGCCGTCCGATCTACCTCGATGAAGTGGCTCTGACCTTCCCCGAGCTGCGCATCCTCGGCACGCACGTCGGCAACCCGTGGGAGGAGGAGATGATGATCCTCGCTTGGAAGCACCCGAACGTCTACGTCGAGACCTCGGCGCGCCCGGCTCGGCACTGGCCCGAGCGCCTCAAGCAGTTCGCCGGCGGTTACGGTCAAGACAAGCTCATCTGGGGCACCGACTATCCGCTGTTGCCGTTCAAGCGCACCCTTGACGATGTCTACGCCTGCGGCTTCTCCGTCGAGGCCACGCGCAAGATCGTCCGCGACAACGCCGCGCGCGTGTTCGGGATAGCGCGCTGA
- a CDS encoding TetR/AcrR family transcriptional regulator, translating to MTEIAIWSFIVNLLHCRGMSDPLRDAPKDRLIAAAAASFHRFGYRRTTVEDITKAAGIGKGTLYLHFQSKKEAYLAVVESRLEGFLRKASAVLHGRGSVPQRLRALVELTARHYGSDDILRASLFGDGMLVDERVARLAARVQRQRIRQLLVEVLQAGQRDGTVRPKLDVGAAAAVLFEIGWAVVRAELEGESALSLPRALDTLNQIVGLGLMTPRK from the coding sequence ATGACCGAAATAGCAATTTGGTCATTTATCGTCAACCTGCTACACTGCCGCGGCATGAGCGACCCGTTGCGCGACGCGCCCAAGGACCGGCTGATTGCCGCCGCGGCGGCCAGCTTCCACCGCTTCGGTTACCGGCGCACCACGGTGGAAGACATCACCAAAGCAGCCGGCATCGGCAAGGGCACCCTCTACCTGCACTTCCAGTCGAAGAAAGAGGCCTATTTGGCGGTGGTTGAAAGCCGGCTCGAGGGATTTCTCCGCAAGGCGTCGGCGGTGTTGCACGGTCGCGGGAGCGTGCCCCAGCGCCTGCGCGCCTTGGTCGAGCTCACCGCGCGACACTACGGCAGTGACGACATCCTGCGCGCCTCGCTGTTCGGAGACGGCATGCTGGTTGACGAGCGCGTCGCGCGCCTGGCGGCGCGCGTGCAGCGCCAGCGCATTCGCCAGCTCCTGGTCGAGGTGTTGCAGGCCGGGCAGCGCGACGGCACGGTCCGGCCCAAGCTCGACGTCGGGGCGGCGGCCGCCGTGCTGTTCGAGATCGGCTGGGCGGTGGTGCGTGCGGAACTCGAAGGCGAGAGCGCGCTCTCGCTGCCGCGCGCGCTCGACACGCTCAACCAGATCGTCGGTCTCGGCCTGATGACGCCGAGGAAGTAG
- the fusA gene encoding elongation factor G, translating into MPVEDVGAIRNLGLAGQGGVGKTALGEVMLFDGGATTRIGRLDEGTSAFGHEPEEVRRQLTLTTAFHHLTWRKHDVTLLDMPGYANFIPDALNCMRAATGLVFVLAPAAGEIKVEAEKLWERANELQLPRLAFVTKMDRERADFALAVADLRKILGAKAVPIQLPLGAAETFRGVIDLVAMRALVSKGDGTLAEEAVPADLQAEAQTAREQLMELVAEADDELLEKYLEAGELSTEEILRALRTGTAAAKLVPVLCGSAGKNIGIPPLLDAVVSYLPSPAELGAAGGSDPKIHEPIERRPAVDEPFSAFVFKTIVDPFAGKLSVFRVLSGRVNADATVLNVGRDTRERFGHLFKLEGKKQQAVPQAIAGEIVAVPKLKDTASGDTLAEEKAPILYPGLLETPTAMSFAIEPKSKGDEEKATTALHKMMEEDQTLHVTRDADTREIILSGVGQLHIEVAVEKLKRKFGVEVSLKAPKVPYRETIKGRAEAQGKLKKQSGGRGQFGDAWLRVEPLPRGGGFEFVDAIVGGVVPRQFIPAVEKGVREALVEGVIAHYPMVDVKVTLYDGSFHTVDSSEMAFKIAASLGFKIAVAQAKPILLEPVMTMEIVVPDECMGDVIGDLNSRRGKVLGVDPKSGSQAIRALVPMSEVLKYAPDLRSITSGRGAFTIGFDHYEEVPAHLTEKIIKEAEAARAAKA; encoded by the coding sequence ATGCCCGTCGAAGATGTAGGCGCAATTCGCAACCTCGGCTTGGCCGGCCAAGGCGGCGTCGGCAAGACGGCGCTGGGAGAAGTCATGCTGTTTGACGGCGGCGCCACCACCCGTATCGGCCGGCTGGACGAAGGCACGTCGGCCTTCGGCCACGAGCCCGAGGAGGTCCGCCGCCAGCTGACGCTGACCACGGCGTTTCATCACCTCACCTGGCGTAAACACGATGTGACATTGCTGGACATGCCGGGATACGCCAACTTCATCCCCGATGCCCTCAACTGCATGCGGGCCGCGACCGGCTTGGTGTTCGTACTCGCCCCGGCCGCCGGCGAGATCAAAGTGGAAGCCGAGAAGCTGTGGGAGCGCGCCAACGAGTTGCAGCTGCCGCGGCTGGCCTTCGTCACCAAGATGGACCGCGAGCGCGCCGATTTCGCCCTCGCGGTCGCCGACCTGCGCAAGATCCTGGGGGCGAAGGCGGTGCCGATCCAGTTGCCGCTGGGCGCGGCCGAGACTTTTCGCGGGGTCATCGACCTGGTCGCGATGCGCGCCCTGGTGAGCAAGGGCGACGGCACGTTAGCCGAGGAAGCCGTCCCGGCCGATTTGCAAGCCGAGGCCCAGACCGCACGCGAGCAGCTGATGGAGCTGGTGGCCGAAGCTGACGACGAACTGCTGGAGAAGTATCTCGAAGCCGGCGAGCTCAGCACCGAGGAAATCTTGCGGGCGCTGCGCACCGGCACGGCAGCCGCCAAGCTGGTACCCGTGCTGTGCGGCTCGGCGGGTAAGAACATCGGTATCCCGCCGCTGCTCGACGCCGTGGTCTCCTATCTGCCGTCACCGGCGGAGTTGGGCGCCGCTGGCGGCAGCGATCCGAAAATCCACGAGCCCATCGAACGCCGCCCAGCGGTCGATGAGCCGTTCTCCGCCTTCGTGTTCAAGACCATCGTCGATCCCTTCGCCGGCAAGCTGTCGGTCTTTCGGGTGTTGTCGGGCCGCGTCAATGCCGATGCCACCGTGCTCAACGTCGGCCGCGATACCCGGGAGCGCTTCGGACACCTCTTCAAACTCGAAGGCAAGAAACAACAGGCAGTGCCGCAAGCCATCGCCGGCGAGATCGTCGCGGTGCCCAAACTCAAGGACACCGCCTCGGGCGACACCCTGGCGGAGGAAAAGGCGCCGATCCTGTACCCCGGGCTACTCGAGACTCCGACCGCGATGTCGTTCGCGATCGAGCCCAAGTCCAAGGGCGACGAGGAGAAGGCGACCACGGCGTTGCACAAGATGATGGAAGAAGACCAAACCCTGCACGTCACCCGCGACGCCGACACGCGCGAGATCATTCTCTCCGGCGTCGGGCAGTTGCACATCGAGGTGGCGGTGGAGAAGCTCAAGCGCAAGTTCGGCGTCGAGGTCTCACTCAAGGCGCCCAAAGTGCCCTATCGCGAAACCATCAAAGGGCGCGCCGAGGCCCAGGGCAAACTCAAGAAGCAGAGCGGCGGACGCGGCCAGTTCGGCGACGCCTGGCTGCGGGTCGAGCCGCTGCCGCGCGGTGGCGGCTTCGAGTTCGTCGATGCCATCGTCGGCGGCGTGGTGCCGCGCCAGTTCATCCCGGCGGTGGAAAAGGGCGTGCGCGAGGCCTTGGTCGAAGGCGTGATCGCCCACTATCCGATGGTGGACGTCAAGGTCACCTTGTACGATGGCTCGTTCCATACTGTCGACTCTTCAGAAATGGCTTTCAAGATCGCCGCCTCGCTGGGGTTCAAGATCGCCGTGGCGCAGGCCAAGCCGATATTGCTCGAACCGGTAATGACCATGGAGATCGTCGTCCCCGACGAGTGCATGGGCGACGTCATCGGCGATCTCAACAGCCGCCGCGGCAAGGTGCTCGGCGTCGATCCGAAATCGGGCAGCCAAGCGATCCGGGCGCTGGTGCCGATGTCGGAAGTGTTGAAGTACGCACCCGACCTGCGCTCGATCACCAGCGGCCGCGGCGCTTTTACCATCGGCTTCGACCACTACGAGGAAGTGCCAGCCCACTTGACCGAGAAGATCATCAAAGAAGCGGAGGCGGCCCGGGCCGCGAAGGCGTGA
- a CDS encoding type III pantothenate kinase, with product MFLAIDVGNTHTVFGIYAGTALQRHWRLMTDIHRTSDEYGFLLRGLLGEQYAPQITGIAVSSVVPAMTGVIEALCRDYLHTAPLFVGPGVKTGMPILYDNPREVGADRIVNAIAAYERTRATTIVVDFGTATTFDYISDKGEYVGGIITPGLGISAEALFERAAKLYRVELVKPKHVVGRNTAGAIQSGLIYGYVAMVDGLVERIQHENGVRARVIATGGFAALLAPESATIEEVDEFLTLEGLRLIYERNRATN from the coding sequence ATGTTTCTCGCAATCGACGTTGGCAACACTCACACGGTGTTTGGTATCTACGCCGGGACGGCGCTGCAGCGGCATTGGCGGCTGATGACCGACATCCATCGCACCAGTGACGAGTACGGCTTCCTCCTCCGCGGCCTGCTCGGCGAACAGTACGCGCCGCAGATCACCGGCATCGCGGTGTCGAGCGTGGTGCCGGCGATGACCGGCGTGATCGAGGCCCTCTGCCGCGACTACCTACACACCGCGCCGCTGTTCGTCGGCCCGGGCGTCAAGACCGGCATGCCGATATTGTACGACAATCCGCGTGAGGTCGGCGCCGACCGAATTGTGAACGCCATCGCGGCCTACGAGCGTACCCGCGCCACCACCATCGTGGTTGATTTCGGCACCGCCACCACCTTCGATTACATCTCGGACAAGGGCGAGTACGTCGGCGGCATCATCACGCCGGGCCTCGGCATCTCCGCCGAAGCGCTGTTCGAGCGCGCCGCCAAGCTCTATCGCGTCGAGCTGGTCAAGCCCAAGCACGTGGTCGGCCGTAACACCGCCGGCGCGATCCAGTCCGGTCTGATCTACGGCTATGTCGCGATGGTGGACGGTTTGGTGGAGCGCATCCAACATGAGAACGGCGTGCGCGCGCGGGTGATCGCCACCGGCGGCTTTGCCGCCTTGCTCGCGCCCGAATCCGCCACCATCGAGGAGGTGGACGAGTTCCTCACGCTCGAGGGCCTGCGTTTGATCTATGAGCGCAATCGCGCAACCAACTGA
- a CDS encoding biotin--[acetyl-CoA-carboxylase] ligase, giving the protein MSAAALPLRTDDIAPHLETVRLGRRLHCFDLLDSTNTRARELAEAGAAEGTAVIADRQSRGRGRLGRSWSSPPALNLYLSLILRPPLPPMAAPQITLVLGLAAAQAVREWTPEVSIKWPNDLVSRGRKLAGILTEMATDEDRIRFVIAGIGVNLNGEAGDFPPELRDSAISLRSVTGASVDRGRFAARLLHHLELRYDEFVRDGFAAIAPCWQAYSGLTGAAIVVQSQSGDMSERITGTVLGLADDGSLRLRQADGSERRIVAGEVTVVGGYGVAGGSS; this is encoded by the coding sequence ATGAGTGCCGCCGCCCTGCCACTACGTACCGACGACATCGCCCCCCATCTGGAGACCGTCCGCCTGGGCCGCCGGCTGCACTGCTTTGATCTGCTCGACTCCACCAACACCCGCGCGCGCGAGCTGGCCGAGGCGGGCGCCGCTGAGGGCACGGCGGTGATTGCCGACCGCCAGAGTCGCGGCCGCGGCCGGCTCGGCCGCAGTTGGTCCTCGCCGCCGGCGCTGAACCTCTACCTGTCGTTGATCTTGCGCCCGCCGCTGCCGCCGATGGCCGCCCCGCAAATCACGCTGGTGCTCGGCCTGGCAGCAGCGCAGGCGGTGCGCGAGTGGACGCCGGAGGTCAGCATCAAGTGGCCGAACGATCTAGTAAGCCGTGGCCGCAAGCTCGCCGGTATTCTCACCGAGATGGCGACGGACGAAGACCGCATCCGTTTCGTCATCGCCGGCATCGGCGTGAACCTCAACGGTGAGGCCGGCGACTTCCCGCCTGAATTGCGCGACTCGGCCATATCCCTGCGTAGCGTTACCGGCGCCTCCGTCGATCGCGGCCGCTTTGCCGCCCGGCTATTGCATCACCTCGAGCTGCGCTACGATGAGTTCGTGCGCGATGGCTTTGCCGCCATCGCTCCGTGCTGGCAGGCCTACTCGGGTCTGACCGGCGCGGCCATCGTGGTGCAGAGCCAAAGCGGCGACATGAGCGAGAGGATTACAGGCACGGTGCTCGGGTTGGCGGACGACGGGTCGCTGCGGCTACGGCAAGCCGACGGCAGCGAACGGCGGATCGTGGCCGGCGAGGTGACGGTGGTGGGCGGATACGGCGTCGCCGGAGGCAGCAGCTGA